The sequence below is a genomic window from bacterium CG_4_10_14_0_2_um_filter_33_32.
CCCCGAACCTCGGTTAATAGTTATAAGTCCTTATGACAAATCTGCTTTAGCTAATATTGAAAAAGCAGTATCAGAATCAGAATTAGGGTTAATGGGTGCCAATGACGGTAATGTTATTAGAATTACTATTCCTCCTTTAACGGAAGAGAGAAGAGAGGAATATGTCAAACTCATCCATACTAAAGCTGAAGAAACGAGAGTATCAATGAGGAATATTCGTAGAGAAGAAATGGAAGCGCTAGAAGCACAGGAAAAATCAGGAGACGTTACAGAGGATGAAAGATTTAAAGGTGAAAAACAAATTCAAGATACGTTAAATGATTATATTAAAACCATTGATGGGATTATGGAACAAAAAGAAAAAGAAATAAGAGAAGTATAGTCTGTTTTAAATAATATTTTTGAAAAATATTGGTAAAAGTGATGACAAAAATTAAAAAAAATCAAACTAAAGTAGTTAAGATCGGTAATGTAACAATTGGAGGCAATAATCCTGTTGCTGTTCAGTCTATGGCTAATACCGATACACGAGATCCAAAATCAACGATTCAGCAGATTAAGAGGCTTGAAAAAGCCGGCTGTGAGATTGTGCGGCTTGCGGTTCCTGATGAAAAAGCCGCAAAATCAATAGCAAAAATAAAACCAAAAGTTTCTATACCTATAGTTGCTGATATTCATTTTGACTACAAATTAGCTCTAGAAGCATTAAAATCTGGTGCTGATAAAATTAGAATTAATCCTGGAAATATCGGCGAACAATGGAAAGT
It includes:
- a CDS encoding ribosome recycling factor, coding for MDINEFKKKLDSSVNFFKEEIKSIRTGRATPGLVEDIKIDYYNTPTLLKQLAAISTPEPRLIVISPYDKSALANIEKAVSESELGLMGANDGNVIRITIPPLTEERREEYVKLIHTKAEETRVSMRNIRREEMEALEAQEKSGDVTEDERFKGEKQIQDTLNDYIKTIDGIMEQKEKEIREV